A segment of the Daphnia pulex isolate KAP4 chromosome 10, ASM2113471v1 genome:
TCTTCGTTTCATTGCTGTTTAGCCATGATTAGATTCtttctttcgactttttcAAATGACTATCTTGTTTTTACAGTTCCACTATTTGCATTACTTGCAAGGCTTCATTAATCTAATGGGTAGATAATACAATAGCCATGGTTATCTCTGTCTGAAGTGATGTTgcataataaaattgttttttgtctttttagaATAAAGTGAACGATCAATTTGTAAacccaacttctaacttttATTCAGAAAAGATGTAAACCAATATACCCTATCATATATAAACATATATCATCAACTTTTCTGTAACAGCAGTAGATATAAATGATGTGCTGGCTCGAAGGGCTGCCTCCTACAATTTCGCCTTCAATGGCTGGGCGTTCTTGGTCAACTCTTGCAATTTCATGGCAAGGCCCATGTTTCCTTGCACTTTAAGGCGTCCCTGAAAGTAAGCTTGTTGAGCAGCCAATTTACCGGCAAGCATTTGAGTCAAATCATCATCCTTCATGCTGATGGTAACATCTCCCTTGTCACCtgtgacgaagaagaaagaaataatgcaAAAACCCCATGTGTGGAATGCGTGAAAACTGTTTTACCATCTTTAGCGATCCTAACGGAACCGCCGTTATTCTTCGCATCGACAACCCATGAACCTTGGGCACCGCCATCTCCTGCCACCTTGAAGAGGAACACGCCTCCCACCTTCTTGGTTAGTTCGGCTCCACTCTGGGCCAAGGCATTTTGCATCAGCTCGAAAACATCGGACGACTTGAAGCCTTCAATACGAACACTTTCGGATGCCtaaaacaatatcaaattcaattaataattcatCAAATTTAAGAGGGCCATTTCTTACGTCTTGCactgtcattttttttatggctAGAAAGCTGATAAACAAAGCGACGTTGCCATCCAAACTTTTCTACGAGCTATTGCGTTTCTAGCGCATGGACTTTGTACTCATTTTATgctaattcaattaataatgtaaaaaaaaaacttctgtCTGAATAATGAGCATCgtggaagacgaagaaaagaaaccaaattcCAACCAACCTTTGGTTCAACGGCCATTTTGTATAAAGCGACGACGACTGCTCCACCGAGACCGATGTTGTGTTGAAGTGCAAGTTTGCAATTGGGCACCTGTCTCTTGTCCGCCTCGCCTCGAAGCTGCCACGTAAGCTCAGCGCACTGAGCTAAGCCTGGAGGTGTTATGATAGTAAGAGATATCAATCATGTTTGTCAACAACCAAATGAGATGCGCAGCACGATAAGGGGCGGTTTATAAAATGACAAGGTTCAAGGACCATCGCTAGTGCACAGTCAGCATGAAAAAACGAACTAAGGAATATTTGGATAAACCCAAAAGTTATTTATGTTTACCCGTTGCTCCTAAAGGATGGCCTTTGGATATGAGACCACCGCTCGGATTCACTACGTACTTGCCACCGTAAGTGTTATCGCCCCTGTCGATCATTTCGCCCGCTTTGCCTTCGGGACATAATCCCAACGCTTCGTAAGTTATGAGCTCGTTGGCGCTGAAGCAATCGTGCAATTCAACCACTTGGACGTCGGTTGGTTTCACACCGGTTTTGGCGAACAGCTTTTCAGCAGCCATTTTCGTCATGTCGTAGCCCAcctgaatgaaaaatgttgatttacTATTCTATGACAGAATGACAGCAAACGATGCATACCAGCTTCATGCTGCTGTTCTCAAAAGTGGAGCTGAGATCAGTGGTCATTTCCATTC
Coding sequences within it:
- the LOC124204922 gene encoding sterol carrier protein 2-like, which encodes MANNMLRKVLVVGVGMTKFEKPGRRSDFDYPDMVAEAVTNALKDGKVDYKQIQQAVVGFVDGESCCGQRALYPLGMNGIPIYNVNNNCSTGSSALLLAQQLVAGGVAECVLAVGFEKMKRGSLTGKGYDDRVNPMDRHVGALAENVGIEPAPIAAQLFGAAGLEHMKKYGSKEVHMAKIAWKNHKHSVNNPKSQFRDEYTLEQILASPPVYGPLTKLQCCPTSDGSAAAIIVSEAFAAKHGLLDRAVEILGMEMTTDLSSTFENSSMKLVGYDMTKMAAEKLFAKTGVKPTDVQVVELHDCFSANELITYEALGLCPEGKAGEMIDRGDNTYGGKYVVNPSGGLISKGHPLGATGLAQCAELTWQLRGEADKRQVPNCKLALQHNIGLGGAVVVALYKMAVEPKASESVRIEGFKSSDVFELMQNALAQSGAELTKKVGGVFLFKVAGDGGAQGSWVVDAKNNGGSVRIAKDGDKGDVTISMKDDDLTQMLAGKLAAQQAYFQGRLKVQGNMGLAMKLQELTKNAQPLKAKL